The following proteins are co-located in the Nilaparvata lugens isolate BPH chromosome 14, ASM1435652v1, whole genome shotgun sequence genome:
- the LOC120354150 gene encoding uncharacterized protein LOC120354150 has translation MCYFAFFQSVMAYGITLWGSSTHVRRVLLLQKRALRILCNAEHLAHCRPLFIQEGLLTVYGLYIFRSAVNAFGDLEVQPVRGDSHEYDTRNRLRLDLPYCRLGRTQSSVVYLPGKIINKLPISVRSLPVAALKRRLKHFLQENPFYSLNEFFECDSALVSYKGIPQCPYFAYQG, from the coding sequence ATGTGCTATTTTGCTTTCTTCCAGAGTGTGATGGCTTATGGTATCACACTTTGGGGCAGTTCCACCCATGTGAGGAGGGTCCTGCTTTTGCAGAAGAGGGCACTTAGAATCTTATGCAATGCTGAACACCTTGCCCATTGCCGCCCACTGTTTATACAAGAGGGTCTTCTAACTGTTTATGGcctttatattttcagatctgCTGTGAATGCATTTGGTGACCTGGAGGTCCAGCCTGTCAGGGGAGACTCCCATGAGTACGACACTCGTAACAGATTACGGCTGGATCTCCCATACTGCAGGTTGGGGAGGACGCAATCCAGTGTGGTCTACCTGCCGGGAAAGATTATAAATAAGCTGCCCATTTCAGTGAGGAGTCTACCTGTGGCTGCCCTAAAGCGAAGGTTGAAGCACTTCCTGCAGGAGAATCCTTTCTACTCACTTAACGAATTCTTTGAATGTGACAGTGCACTG